In one Nicotiana sylvestris chromosome 8, ASM39365v2, whole genome shotgun sequence genomic region, the following are encoded:
- the LOC104246078 gene encoding FCS-Like Zinc finger 1-like, with protein sequence MESPSTRRRPCFIEEDDGLVSLAETEAGFSGNNNNQNHPNNKNYNQYPVISRPLYYTVSPRRNSLRNLSSFSSSSSSSSNSMSSPRSVVTAAGKYYDGRFDEPQQQYFLDACFLCKKRLADNCDIFMYRGDTPFCSEECRQQQIEMDEAKEKKLNISSIKAMRKKDQNKSTSPNKSSEDYPFRPGTVAAA encoded by the exons ATGGAGTCACCATCAACAAGAAGAAGACCATGTTTCATTGAAGAAGATGATGGTTTAGTCTCTTTAGCTGAAACTGAAGCTGGATTTTCAGGAAACAACAATAATCAGAACCATCCTAATAATAAGAACTATAACCAATATCCAGTGATTTCAAGGCCACTTTATTATACAGTTTCACCTAGAAGAAACAGTTTAAGGaatctctcttctttttcttcttcttcatcatcttcttctaatTCCATGTCTTCTCCAAGatctgttgttactgctgctggaaaGTACTATGATGGTAGATTTGATGAACCCCAACAACAATATTTCTTGGATGCTTGTTTCCTTTGCAAGAAACGCCTGGCTGATAACTGTGACATCTTCATGTACAg AGGGGACACTCCATTCTGTAGTGAAGAGTGCAGACAACAACAGATAGAAATGGATGAAGCTAAAGAGAAAAAATTGAACATATCTTCCATTAAAGCCATGAGAAAAAAGGACCAGAACAAATCCACTTCCCCCAACAAATCTTCAGAAGATTACCCTTTCAGACCTGGAACTGTTGCTGCTGCTTGA